In one window of Duganella dendranthematis DNA:
- a CDS encoding ABC transporter transmembrane domain-containing protein, whose amino-acid sequence MTNSTTASTPTAAAPNASRELKKGSLATLRELGPFLAPYKRQFAMAGVALVVAAASTLAIPAAFKQMIDLGFGGAGTRSIQHVDLVFLALFGLATILALATAARFYTVSWLGERVTADIRSAVYKHVVTQSPEFFETTQTGEVLSRITTDTTLIQSVVGTSISMALRNVLLFIGGLAMLFVTSPKLSAIIIGLLILTVLPIVMYGRRVRTLSRDSQDRVADASAMAGEILNAMPTVQAFTHEKIESQRFGNSVEGAFQTAMRRIRARAVLTMLAIVLVFGAIVFVLWLGAHAVLSGEMTGGDLGQFILYASIVAGAIGALSEVMGEAQRAAGATERLLELMSVKSKIQSPVTPLALPPRAANGAALTLNDVMFSYPSRPETNSLDHVSLDIQPGETVAVVGPSGAGKTTLFQLFLRFYDPQHGSIKLDGVDITQLDLHTLRDAIGIVPQDTIIFSANAMENIRYGRAGATDEEVIEVAKLAAAHEFIERLPQGYQSFLGERGVRLSGGQRQRIAIARALLKNPPLLLLDEATSALDAESERLVQSALEAAMVGRTTVIIAHRLATVQRADRIIVMEDGKIVETGTHASLVALGGIYANLAALQFHNVHIAH is encoded by the coding sequence ATGACCAATAGCACCACCGCCAGCACGCCAACCGCCGCTGCACCGAACGCATCCCGTGAACTTAAAAAAGGCAGCCTTGCCACCTTGCGCGAACTAGGGCCATTCCTGGCGCCGTACAAGCGCCAGTTCGCCATGGCCGGCGTTGCGCTGGTGGTGGCCGCCGCCTCCACGCTGGCCATTCCCGCCGCCTTCAAGCAGATGATCGACCTCGGATTCGGCGGTGCCGGCACGCGCAGCATCCAGCACGTCGACCTGGTGTTCCTGGCGCTGTTCGGCCTCGCCACCATCCTGGCGTTGGCCACGGCGGCGCGCTTCTACACCGTCTCCTGGCTGGGCGAACGCGTGACCGCCGACATCCGCAGCGCCGTCTACAAGCACGTCGTCACGCAAAGCCCGGAATTCTTCGAGACCACGCAGACCGGCGAAGTCCTGTCGCGCATCACCACCGACACCACGCTGATTCAGTCGGTGGTGGGCACCAGCATCTCGATGGCCTTGCGGAACGTGCTGCTGTTTATCGGCGGCCTGGCGATGCTGTTCGTGACCAGTCCCAAACTGTCGGCCATCATCATCGGCCTGCTGATCCTCACCGTGCTGCCGATCGTGATGTACGGCCGCCGCGTGCGCACGCTGTCGCGCGACTCGCAGGACCGCGTGGCCGACGCTTCCGCCATGGCTGGTGAAATCCTCAACGCCATGCCGACGGTGCAGGCCTTCACGCATGAGAAAATCGAATCGCAGCGCTTCGGCAATTCAGTCGAAGGCGCGTTCCAGACCGCCATGCGCCGCATCCGCGCGCGCGCCGTACTCACCATGCTGGCCATCGTGCTGGTGTTCGGCGCCATCGTCTTCGTGCTGTGGCTCGGCGCGCACGCTGTGCTGTCGGGAGAAATGACCGGCGGCGACCTCGGTCAGTTCATCCTGTACGCCTCCATTGTGGCCGGTGCGATTGGCGCGCTGTCCGAAGTGATGGGCGAAGCGCAGCGCGCCGCCGGCGCCACCGAGCGCCTGCTGGAACTGATGTCGGTCAAATCCAAGATTCAATCGCCGGTTACACCATTGGCGCTGCCACCGCGCGCAGCCAACGGCGCCGCACTGACGCTGAACGACGTGATGTTCTCCTATCCATCGCGGCCGGAGACCAACTCGCTCGACCACGTATCGCTGGATATCCAGCCGGGTGAAACCGTGGCGGTGGTCGGTCCTTCCGGCGCTGGCAAGACCACGCTGTTCCAGCTGTTCCTGCGCTTCTACGATCCGCAACACGGCAGCATCAAACTGGATGGCGTCGACATCACCCAGCTTGACCTGCACACGCTGCGCGACGCCATCGGCATCGTGCCGCAGGATACGATCATCTTCTCGGCCAACGCCATGGAAAACATCCGCTACGGCCGCGCCGGCGCCACCGATGAAGAAGTGATCGAGGTCGCCAAGCTGGCCGCCGCCCATGAATTCATCGAGCGCCTGCCGCAAGGCTATCAATCCTTCCTGGGTGAGCGCGGTGTGCGCTTGTCCGGCGGCCAGCGTCAACGCATCGCGATTGCGCGCGCACTGCTGAAAAATCCACCGCTGCTGCTGCTGGACGAAGCCACCAGTGCGCTGGATGCGGAATCCGAACGCCTGGTGCAAAGCGCGCTGGAAGCGGCGATGGTCGGCCGCACCACCGTCATCATCGCGCACCGCCTGGCGACCGTGCAGCGCGCCGACCGCATCATCGTTATGGAAGACGGCAAGATCGTCGAAACCGGCACGCACGCGTCGCTGGTGGCGCTGGGCGGCATCTACGCCAACCTCGCGGCGCTGCAATTCCACAACGTCCACATAGCGCATTAA
- a CDS encoding sterol desaturase family protein — translation MLLHRILNSLQQTAIYYAVIAGAFFALWLWWRKRPGKRKPLQDKPVEASQIRRELFTSIGSIIVFSSYLPLLFLLGFGEYTQFYPRIADHGWPYFFLSILLAMVVQDTYFYWTHRLMHHRRLFRWFHLTHHRSTNTNPWSTYSVNPLEAIVDSGAGVLILLIVPMTGWAIFTFSIINTVYAVYTHLGYELYPRGLSGHWLGRWINTSTAHNIHHAKARYNFSWYFLFWDRIMGTLSPDYVGQYKAKW, via the coding sequence ATGCTGCTGCACCGAATACTCAACAGCCTTCAGCAAACCGCAATCTACTATGCGGTGATCGCCGGCGCGTTCTTCGCGTTGTGGCTGTGGTGGCGCAAACGGCCCGGCAAACGCAAGCCGTTGCAGGACAAGCCAGTCGAGGCATCCCAAATCCGCCGCGAGCTGTTCACCTCCATCGGCAGCATCATCGTCTTCTCCAGCTACCTGCCGTTGCTGTTCCTGCTCGGCTTCGGCGAATACACGCAGTTCTATCCGCGCATAGCGGATCACGGCTGGCCGTACTTCTTCCTCAGCATCCTGCTGGCGATGGTGGTACAGGACACTTACTTTTATTGGACTCACCGGCTGATGCACCACCGCCGCCTGTTCCGCTGGTTCCACCTCACGCACCATCGCTCAACCAACACCAATCCATGGTCGACCTACTCAGTCAATCCACTGGAAGCCATCGTCGACAGCGGCGCCGGGGTGTTAATCCTGCTGATCGTGCCGATGACCGGCTGGGCCATCTTCACCTTCTCGATCATCAACACGGTGTATGCGGTATACACGCATCTCGGCTACGAGCTGTATCCGCGCGGGTTGTCGGGCCACTGGCTGGGCCGCTGGATCAACACCTCCACCGCGCACAACATCCACCACGCCAAGGCGCGCTATAACTTCAGCTGGTATTTCCTGTTCTGGGACCGCATCATGGGCACCCTGTCGCCGGACTACGTGGGGCAGTACAAGGCGAAGTGGTAA